One segment of Spiroplasma kunkelii CR2-3x DNA contains the following:
- the rplM gene encoding 50S ribosomal protein L13, producing the protein MRQTTILNSTKVEKKWYVIDAQGLVLGRLASKVAMILRGKNKPSYTPHVDCGDNVIILNADKINLSGNKLKGKMYYNHSQHPGGLRRTTAKDMLVKKPIYPVEHAIKGMLPKNKLGSKLFRNLFVYASNKHPHEAQQPIKLELTNK; encoded by the coding sequence ATGAGACAAACAACTATCTTAAATTCAACTAAAGTTGAAAAAAAATGATATGTAATTGATGCTCAAGGTCTAGTTTTAGGACGTTTAGCAAGTAAAGTTGCAATGATATTAAGAGGAAAAAATAAACCATCTTATACTCCACATGTTGATTGTGGTGATAATGTTATTATTCTTAATGCTGATAAAATTAATTTATCAGGAAATAAATTAAAGGGTAAAATGTATTATAATCATTCACAACATCCTGGGGGATTAAGACGAACAACAGCAAAGGATATGTTAGTAAAAAAACCAATTTATCCTGTTGAACACGCAATTAAAGGAATGTTACCAAAAAATAAATTAGGAAGTAAATTATTCCGTAATTTATTTGTTTATGCTAGTAATAAACATCCACATGAAGCACAACAACCAATTAAATTAGAATTAACTAATAAATAA
- the rpsI gene encoding 30S ribosomal protein S9, giving the protein MAKKQEVIYRGTGRRKSSIAQVVLTPGKGNVVVNGKPALEFFPYATLVQDLEQPLEITGSKSEFDIRVKVSGGGFTGQAGATRLGIARALVEASQDYKTLLKHPGMLTRDARIKERKKYGLHGARRAPQYSKR; this is encoded by the coding sequence ATGGCAAAAAAACAAGAAGTTATATATCGTGGCACAGGAAGAAGAAAATCTTCTATTGCCCAAGTTGTATTGACTCCTGGTAAAGGGAATGTTGTTGTGAATGGGAAACCAGCATTAGAGTTTTTCCCATATGCAACATTAGTTCAAGATTTGGAACAACCTTTAGAGATTACTGGTTCAAAATCAGAATTTGATATTCGTGTTAAAGTATCTGGTGGTGGTTTTACCGGACAAGCTGGCGCAACAAGATTAGGAATTGCAAGAGCCCTAGTTGAAGCGTCACAAGATTATAAAACTTTATTGAAACATCCTGGAATGTTAACTCGTGATGCTCGTATTAAAGAACGAAAAAAATATGGGTTACATGGGGCTAGAAGAGCACCGCAATATTCAAAAAGATAG
- a CDS encoding AAA domain-containing protein — protein MTLIEFTIQGDKYNNKNLLLNLYFLTNPKSKFTDDDVKNLRLKKITTVQGLDTFLKHNICIADFFVCLINDQAKIKKDKKGSEKKLYDILIRFKSITLIDQMFDSNLSLTILGDIDPEIGIVNVKNIFLTAMEKRKQEFETLATGVVLEIADNFRIDEAKLRTIFDSNVIANIKFLTSYFVEEKERWLQYLHFQEQNLEYKRYNSCLYLNRKLTEYIKIPKTVPIGEKFHDVRFLSHNFWYVDKKTFTNKNLTISHLFEEIIIVELELLLDNLNKYSILKKLNNLSLANLQINRTYQKDVPLTLFSFNFSESYVQDGADIYDLGINISETKMQQKDIYDFKKKLIKIYMLENNIMQESDIDHETIKVTINQLEQYKIVNCFYEIKNEDEISFNELNKIIPSYGYLTYIGKGDSTLLRRSNVILDKISKNDVANPYLINYIFNIEDIKLKTQSNLIMEEQLIFASNNLNGNQQKAITKALNSQDIFLLQGPPGTGKTEFIAELVYQYAKLGKKVLISSQNHTAIDNVLTRLFKTPLLIPLRLTSDEVRKKNRFNDFNPDKLIFNNYRFIYDHLSRQYLTKWEGIGSDYENQKYELQKLKANAKMLEKEINDYKHYTQKLNTLATERETIINQKLQYLDDNRKLTIDINNIRNLLDFLVNINWTGIVTSTPDIVRLFNKHFVELLQKKIGFQIDDSYSLTETYKKLLTITTDNRMLRDKEIELATLKQVSQDLRDDDWMKQLTAVQNEILELKNQVTLKQENIVFQKEKEAFKNDLEQLLQKYEEQSVINQNKISEINEVKYEQEISYLQIEIRTLNHKINALKVEVENIVNSINTIFNLNLVVKDISGTINEIDKEINKIEHDINFVLQEKATKFNFVNNMITFLNKNYQISDFLTQENIKTNHFTPAMERDTINYANQFLQESVNVVAMTATSNQSYAQSKNKVLRDYNISDIDIKKFAFDVVIIDEVSKLTPMEIFMPLVYGKTVILVGDYRQLPPLMPYQEEDVALINEIYDQNYSYNDFLELVTNSLFKKIISKCDDSVKEILTNQYRSHEDIMRIVNVFYENQLQLGDKTNQNNEKQHYITVENKDGLKIFDSNKAIYWIDSSKDKTNMNFVYEQGESGSTSLFNWLEVDLTIKTLELIEAGYNNLTVKLKKQPKVAVISFYSLHVKKLLRAIKSLKFKNIKVEVSTVDDYQGRESEIVIVNTVRNPRKQLNSNKEFIKKYERLNVAFSRAKNMLIIIGAVSFFTNIDVEIPTIANPNITKTIKAYYEILRIIDSYGLVWSAKDLL, from the coding sequence ATGACATTGATAGAATTTACAATTCAGGGTGATAAATATAATAATAAAAATTTATTGTTAAATTTGTATTTTTTAACAAATCCAAAAAGTAAATTTACTGATGATGATGTTAAAAACCTTCGGTTAAAAAAAATTACAACAGTTCAAGGCCTAGATACTTTTTTAAAGCATAATATTTGTATTGCTGATTTTTTTGTTTGTTTAATTAATGATCAGGCAAAAATTAAAAAAGATAAAAAAGGATCAGAAAAGAAGCTTTATGATATTTTAATTCGTTTTAAATCAATTACTTTGATAGATCAAATGTTCGATTCAAACTTATCATTAACAATCTTAGGAGATATTGATCCGGAAATTGGCATTGTTAATGTTAAAAATATTTTTTTAACAGCAATGGAAAAGAGAAAACAAGAATTTGAAACGTTAGCTACTGGAGTAGTGCTTGAAATTGCTGATAATTTTCGGATTGATGAAGCAAAATTACGAACTATTTTTGATTCAAATGTTATTGCAAATATAAAGTTTTTGACTTCATATTTTGTTGAAGAAAAAGAACGATGGTTACAATATTTACACTTTCAAGAACAAAACTTAGAATATAAGCGTTATAATTCTTGTTTATATTTAAACAGGAAATTAACAGAATATATTAAAATTCCAAAAACAGTTCCAATTGGTGAAAAATTTCATGATGTAAGATTTTTATCACATAATTTTTGATATGTTGATAAAAAAACTTTTACTAATAAAAATTTAACAATTAGTCATTTATTTGAAGAAATAATTATTGTAGAATTAGAGCTATTGTTGGATAATTTAAATAAATATTCAATATTAAAAAAATTAAACAATTTAAGTCTTGCTAATTTACAAATTAATCGTACATATCAAAAAGATGTTCCATTAACACTATTTTCTTTTAATTTTAGTGAAAGTTATGTTCAAGATGGAGCAGATATTTATGATTTAGGGATTAATATTTCTGAAACAAAAATGCAGCAAAAAGATATCTATGATTTTAAAAAAAAATTAATCAAAATATATATGCTTGAAAATAATATTATGCAAGAAAGTGATATTGATCATGAAACAATTAAAGTAACTATTAATCAATTAGAGCAGTATAAAATTGTTAATTGCTTTTATGAAATAAAAAATGAGGATGAAATATCATTTAATGAATTAAATAAAATTATACCTTCTTATGGTTATTTAACTTATATTGGAAAAGGGGACTCAACTTTACTTCGACGTAGTAATGTTATTTTAGATAAAATTAGCAAAAATGATGTTGCAAATCCTTATTTAATTAATTATATTTTTAATATTGAAGATATTAAATTAAAGACACAATCTAACTTAATTATGGAAGAACAATTAATTTTTGCTTCAAATAATTTAAATGGAAATCAGCAGAAAGCAATAACAAAAGCCTTAAACTCACAAGATATTTTTTTACTGCAAGGTCCACCAGGGACAGGGAAAACTGAATTTATTGCTGAATTAGTTTATCAATATGCTAAATTAGGAAAGAAAGTTTTAATTTCTTCACAAAATCATACTGCAATTGACAATGTTTTAACAAGATTATTTAAAACACCTTTATTGATTCCTTTACGCTTAACAAGTGATGAAGTTCGTAAAAAAAATCGTTTTAATGATTTTAATCCAGATAAATTAATTTTTAATAATTATCGTTTTATTTATGATCATTTATCACGACAATATTTAACAAAATGAGAAGGAATTGGAAGTGATTATGAAAATCAAAAATATGAACTACAAAAATTAAAAGCAAATGCTAAAATGTTAGAAAAAGAAATTAATGATTACAAACATTATACTCAAAAGTTAAATACATTAGCTACTGAGCGAGAAACAATCATTAATCAAAAATTGCAATATTTAGATGATAATCGAAAATTAACAATTGATATTAATAATATTCGTAATCTATTAGATTTCTTAGTTAATATTAATTGAACTGGAATAGTTACTTCAACTCCGGATATTGTCCGATTATTTAATAAACATTTTGTGGAGTTGTTGCAAAAAAAAATTGGATTTCAAATTGATGATTCATATTCATTAACAGAAACATACAAAAAACTATTAACAATTACTACTGATAATAGGATGTTAAGAGATAAGGAGATAGAATTAGCAACATTAAAACAAGTTAGTCAAGACTTACGTGATGATGATTGAATGAAACAATTAACTGCTGTTCAAAATGAAATTTTAGAATTAAAGAATCAAGTTACATTAAAACAAGAAAATATTGTTTTTCAAAAGGAGAAAGAAGCATTTAAAAATGACCTTGAACAATTATTACAGAAATATGAAGAACAAAGTGTTATTAATCAAAACAAAATTAGTGAAATTAATGAAGTTAAATATGAGCAAGAAATTTCTTATTTACAAATTGAAATTAGAACATTAAATCATAAAATTAATGCTCTAAAAGTTGAAGTTGAAAACATTGTTAATAGTATTAATACAATTTTTAATTTAAATTTAGTAGTAAAAGATATTAGTGGAACAATTAATGAAATTGATAAAGAAATTAATAAAATTGAACATGACATTAATTTTGTTCTCCAAGAAAAAGCAACAAAGTTTAATTTTGTAAATAATATGATTACATTTTTAAATAAAAATTATCAGATATCAGATTTTTTAACACAAGAGAATATTAAAACTAATCATTTCACACCGGCGATGGAACGAGATACAATTAATTATGCTAATCAATTTTTACAAGAAAGTGTCAATGTTGTTGCAATGACTGCGACTTCAAATCAATCATATGCACAAAGTAAAAATAAAGTTTTACGTGATTATAATATTTCTGATATTGATATTAAAAAATTTGCTTTTGATGTTGTTATTATTGATGAAGTAAGTAAGTTAACACCAATGGAAATTTTTATGCCATTAGTATATGGTAAAACTGTTATTTTAGTTGGTGATTATCGGCAATTGCCACCACTTATGCCATATCAAGAAGAAGATGTTGCGTTAATTAATGAAATTTATGACCAAAATTATAGTTATAATGATTTTTTAGAATTAGTAACTAATTCATTATTTAAAAAAATTATCTCAAAATGTGATGATTCAGTAAAAGAAATTCTAACTAATCAATATCGTAGTCATGAAGATATTATGAGAATTGTAAATGTTTTTTATGAAAATCAGTTGCAGTTAGGTGATAAAACTAATCAAAATAATGAAAAACAACATTATATTACTGTTGAAAATAAAGATGGTCTAAAAATTTTTGATAGTAATAAAGCAATTTATTGAATTGATTCATCAAAAGATAAAACTAATATGAATTTTGTTTATGAACAAGGTGAAAGTGGTAGTACGAGTCTTTTTAATTGATTAGAAGTTGATTTAACAATAAAAACATTAGAATTAATTGAAGCAGGATATAATAATTTAACAGTTAAATTAAAAAAACAACCTAAAGTTGCAGTTATTAGTTTTTATAGTCTACATGTTAAAAAATTACTAAGAGCTATTAAAAGTTTAAAATTTAAAAATATTAAAGTAGAAGTTTCAACAGTTGATGATTATCAAGGACGAGAAAGCGAAATTGTTATTGTTAACACAGTTCGGAATCCTCGTAAGCAATTAAATTCTAATAAAGAATTTATTAAGAAATACGAACGGTTAAATGTTGCATTTTCAAGAGCAAAAAATATGTTAATTATTATTGGAGCAGTTAGTTTTTTTACTAATATTGATGTTGAAATTCCAACAATTGCTAATCCAAATATTACAAAAACAATTAAAGCATATTATGAAATTTTACGAATTATTGATAGTTATGGTCTTGTTTGAAGTGCAAAAGATTTATTATAA
- a CDS encoding AAA family ATPase — protein MSVKSNLDKLKNQIGIKRCVILEGNVNDIYQTNSGYVGLKDRLFGLLREKGFNDIFMWDRIDGLSGGNLKNLTLTVETQQKSKEGEAYDFGQEVIKNANEEKNGPTGQFPTLAEFFTILRRNMLVASSKKAAFIADFSDYLFSNEQTLSEEERVNLISLSKAFRDKKFDQSEIIDFDTAIIFITNSVGKLPTSFYLHNPDVTTITLTKPNREEREKFILTNKNFFKITEDLNTDILKLQDIYDTMEGWTLKEVYQLIKFSNNISERLPFEKLLNSYQYGDKVSPWEEMNYEKLATIEKELKKRVIGQDHAIEKVKNVVYKAFTGLSGVQYSSKRTKPKGTLFFVGPTGVGKTELAKSLAKFLFGDEKNCIRFDMSEYNQEASDQKLIGAPPGYVGYEEGGQLTNAIKEKPFSVLLFDEIEKAHPRILDKFLQILEDGRLTDNKGQTVTFSDSFIIFTSNIGASEVDDNLSFLEIEKQFIQKVSDHFRTELKRPELLGRIGNNIIPFNFIKDINFKAKLITQKLQPIQTAVWEKYKIKLEFMDLPQILPIIIQDADDKKGGRDLLNSIEKHVVDGLSSFIFANQTKFKAGETILAQANGHQIEYCFK, from the coding sequence ATGAGTGTAAAAAGTAATTTAGATAAGTTAAAAAATCAAATTGGAATTAAACGATGTGTTATTCTTGAAGGCAATGTTAATGATATTTATCAAACAAATAGTGGTTATGTTGGTTTAAAAGATCGATTATTTGGATTATTAAGAGAAAAAGGTTTTAATGATATTTTTATGTGAGACCGGATTGATGGTCTAAGCGGAGGAAATCTGAAAAATTTAACATTAACAGTAGAAACACAACAAAAGAGTAAAGAAGGTGAAGCATATGATTTTGGTCAAGAAGTAATTAAAAATGCAAATGAAGAAAAGAATGGTCCAACGGGACAATTTCCAACTTTAGCAGAATTTTTTACCATTCTTCGTCGTAATATGTTAGTTGCAAGTTCTAAAAAAGCTGCTTTTATTGCTGACTTTTCTGATTATTTATTTTCTAATGAACAAACCTTAAGTGAAGAAGAACGTGTTAATTTAATTTCATTAAGTAAAGCTTTTCGAGATAAAAAATTTGATCAATCAGAAATAATTGATTTTGATACAGCTATTATTTTTATAACTAATAGTGTTGGAAAATTGCCAACGTCATTTTATTTGCATAATCCAGATGTAACAACAATTACTTTAACAAAACCAAATCGTGAAGAACGAGAAAAGTTCATTTTAACTAATAAGAATTTTTTTAAAATTACCGAAGATTTAAATACTGATATTTTAAAATTACAAGATATTTATGATACGATGGAAGGATGAACTTTAAAAGAAGTTTATCAATTAATTAAGTTTTCAAACAATATTTCAGAACGATTACCATTTGAAAAATTATTAAATTCTTATCAATACGGTGATAAAGTTTCACCATGAGAAGAAATGAATTATGAAAAATTAGCAACTATTGAAAAAGAATTAAAAAAACGAGTTATTGGGCAAGATCATGCCATTGAAAAAGTGAAGAATGTTGTTTATAAAGCTTTTACTGGATTATCAGGTGTTCAATATTCATCAAAACGAACAAAACCAAAAGGTACATTGTTTTTTGTTGGACCAACTGGAGTAGGAAAAACTGAATTAGCAAAATCATTGGCCAAATTTTTATTTGGTGATGAAAAAAATTGTATTCGGTTTGATATGTCGGAATATAACCAAGAAGCAAGTGATCAAAAATTAATTGGTGCACCACCTGGTTATGTTGGTTATGAAGAAGGTGGACAATTAACAAATGCAATTAAAGAAAAGCCATTTAGTGTACTTTTATTTGATGAAATTGAAAAAGCCCATCCGCGAATTTTAGATAAATTCTTACAAATTTTAGAAGATGGTCGTTTAACTGATAATAAAGGTCAAACTGTTACTTTTTCTGATTCGTTTATTATTTTTACTTCAAATATTGGTGCAAGTGAAGTTGATGATAATTTATCATTTTTAGAAATTGAAAAGCAATTTATTCAAAAAGTATCTGATCATTTTCGAACTGAATTAAAACGACCAGAATTATTAGGGCGAATTGGAAATAATATTATTCCGTTTAATTTTATTAAAGATATTAATTTTAAAGCAAAATTAATTACACAAAAATTACAGCCCATTCAAACAGCTGTTTGAGAAAAATATAAGATTAAATTAGAATTTATGGATTTACCACAAATTTTACCAATTATTATTCAGGATGCTGATGATAAAAAAGGTGGTCGTGATTTGTTAAATAGTATTGAAAAGCATGTAGTTGATGGATTGAGTTCATTTATTTTTGCAAATCAAACTAAATTTAAAGCTGGAGAAACAATATTAGCACAAGCAAATGGTCATCAAATTGAATATTGTTTTAAATAA
- a CDS encoding 4Fe-4S cluster-binding domain-containing protein, with the protein MSNLINFNRFVSFTTIEGPGKRFALWMQGCIINCKGCSNQEMIPLINRNVMEVSDLFKAIRDAKERFQIEGITILGGEPFIQPRALLELVTLCQTNNLTVIVFSGFLYELLLEKHPAILSKIDILIDGPFIIEKLDKKRRLIGSTNQRVIKLSNVYQNNDYFEQNIIEAEFTVTKNNSMIINGDGAHLINNEEKIRKEEAIKMGSFKLDGDVFSHFTQDIIKVGDKLEFKGTNADMSDFYLSDVKTQYKVISVIPSIDASVCYTQTVEFNKNMKDYPNARLITVSRDLPFVQERCCESFRNEAHFLVSDYNYRDFGTKTGLVFTALQILPRAVLILNQDNIVKYLEIVNPIGNEPNYQAIYDFLDSRK; encoded by the coding sequence ATGAGTAATTTAATTAATTTTAATCGTTTTGTTTCTTTTACAACCATTGAAGGGCCTGGAAAACGATTCGCATTATGAATGCAAGGCTGTATTATTAATTGCAAAGGATGTAGTAATCAGGAAATGATTCCTCTCATTAATAGGAATGTAATGGAAGTCAGTGACCTTTTTAAGGCAATTAGGGACGCTAAAGAGCGCTTTCAAATTGAGGGGATTACCATTTTAGGGGGAGAACCATTTATTCAACCACGAGCGCTCTTAGAACTAGTCACTTTATGTCAAACAAATAATTTAACAGTAATTGTTTTTTCTGGTTTTTTATATGAACTATTGCTAGAAAAGCATCCAGCAATTTTATCTAAAATTGATATATTAATTGATGGACCATTTATTATTGAAAAGTTAGATAAAAAACGACGATTAATTGGCTCTACAAACCAGCGTGTGATTAAACTAAGTAATGTTTATCAAAATAATGATTATTTTGAACAAAATATTATTGAAGCAGAATTTACTGTAACTAAAAATAATAGTATGATTATTAATGGAGATGGAGCTCATTTAATTAATAATGAAGAAAAAATAAGAAAAGAGGAAGCCATAAAAATGGGATCATTTAAATTAGATGGGGATGTATTTTCACATTTTACCCAAGATATTATTAAAGTTGGTGATAAGTTAGAATTTAAAGGAACTAATGCTGATATGAGTGATTTTTACCTTAGTGATGTTAAAACACAATATAAAGTTATATCGGTAATTCCAAGTATTGATGCAAGTGTTTGTTATACTCAAACTGTTGAATTTAACAAAAATATGAAAGATTATCCTAATGCACGATTAATCACAGTCTCACGTGATTTACCATTTGTGCAAGAAAGATGTTGTGAATCTTTTAGAAATGAAGCACATTTTTTAGTGTCAGATTATAATTATCGTGATTTTGGGACAAAGACAGGATTAGTTTTTACTGCTTTGCAAATTTTGCCACGAGCAGTTCTTATATTAAACCAAGATAATATTGTAAAATATCTTGAAATTGTTAATCCAATTGGAAATGAACCAAATTATCAAGCTATTTATGATTTTTTAGATAGTAGAAAATAA
- a CDS encoding HIT family protein, producing MNENNCIFCEIITQKIPSKKIYENNLVYAFLDAFPNSDGHTLVIPKKHFEYYSVTDDEYLTEVTKIGKIIAQKIYQTLKPVGINYVSNEKSEAFQKVFHYHLHIIPKYQKNEGYNFKINVDKEKLRDLSEIQQMLILK from the coding sequence ATGAATGAAAACAATTGTATTTTTTGTGAAATTATTACCCAAAAAATACCAAGTAAAAAAATTTATGAAAATAATTTAGTTTATGCTTTTTTAGATGCATTCCCCAATAGTGATGGTCATACCTTAGTTATTCCAAAAAAGCACTTTGAATATTATAGTGTTACTGATGATGAGTACTTAACAGAAGTTACTAAAATTGGAAAAATAATTGCCCAGAAAATATATCAAACATTAAAACCTGTTGGAATTAATTATGTTAGCAATGAAAAAAGTGAAGCTTTTCAAAAGGTTTTTCATTATCATCTTCATATTATTCCAAAATATCAAAAAAATGAAGGATATAACTTTAAGATTAACGTTGATAAAGAAAAACTACGTGATTTGTCAGAAATTCAACAAATGTTAATTTTAAAATAA
- a CDS encoding lipoprotein, translating into MKKLLSILGTISILSYTGTSLYACAKKDFERFTDPAIADEVKRWIIAQINSENESNVAKYSFNDIFTKASLKEMAVRLLDTNISKFFYASEEATRARYTGVTIDINQPDSLLIKQFINFVEQVALDNLSTKYFTGISNSTPLETTIAGQGYASDYQSEGWYVGGTQSYFWKGTDKPNYMKSRKEQGEANFEIKSKSAGANYTDFNTMSENEKKVALKVRFKDYYTHVEVPAVIDKIITATYLHQNEIKRYGTGDNSLIYLNRNSALFNAIQSWDTISGSRWKSYVKMVWELKLDKEELDKLFNNKDTNKEPLANVEQLNSDLTNNQDILIKKLKNMFNEKNQSKIFNNMIKDGIDPIFGISGFKGFVGIDKNKNPNDIFTTLNNADTYKQKIIDTETPGIIKSGEGTDPSSYQFLDTNKRYGSVVLVLPIYAVDLMKNMNINYKNDNKNNKELSLTWYGSGGTPTDLDQAWLAQQGGIRRSLSWLYNEKCYLGTYNENGEALYNEDGTPVDITKNIKGQILKWIEYTFAQQQNLQTAAKTRLYSLAFANNPENVYSQTLYDTIGSYIIKED; encoded by the coding sequence ATGAAAAAACTACTAAGTATTTTAGGAACAATCTCTATTCTTTCTTATACTGGCACAAGTCTTTATGCATGTGCAAAAAAAGATTTTGAAAGATTTACCGACCCAGCAATTGCTGATGAAGTTAAACGTTGAATTATTGCACAAATTAATTCAGAAAATGAATCAAATGTTGCTAAATATTCATTTAATGACATTTTCACTAAAGCATCCCTAAAAGAAATGGCTGTAAGATTATTAGATACTAATATTTCAAAATTTTTCTATGCTTCAGAAGAAGCAACAAGAGCACGTTATACCGGAGTAACAATTGACATTAACCAACCTGATTCATTATTAATAAAACAATTTATTAACTTTGTTGAGCAAGTTGCACTTGATAATTTAAGTACAAAATACTTTACTGGAATTTCTAATTCAACACCTTTAGAAACAACAATTGCGGGACAAGGATATGCGTCTGATTATCAATCAGAAGGTTGATATGTTGGCGGTACTCAATCATATTTCTGAAAAGGAACAGATAAACCAAATTATATGAAATCAAGAAAAGAACAAGGAGAAGCTAATTTCGAAATTAAAAGTAAAAGTGCTGGAGCTAATTATACTGACTTTAATACAATGTCAGAAAATGAAAAAAAAGTTGCATTAAAAGTTCGGTTTAAAGATTATTATACACATGTTGAAGTGCCAGCAGTTATTGATAAAATTATTACTGCAACATATTTACACCAAAACGAGATTAAGCGCTATGGTACCGGAGATAATAGTTTAATTTATCTAAATAGAAATAGTGCATTATTTAATGCTATTCAATCATGAGATACCATTAGTGGATCACGATGAAAATCATATGTTAAAATGGTGTGAGAATTAAAACTAGATAAAGAAGAATTAGACAAATTATTTAATAATAAAGATACAAATAAAGAACCATTAGCAAATGTTGAACAATTAAATTCTGATTTAACTAATAATCAGGATATTTTAATAAAAAAACTTAAAAACATGTTTAATGAGAAAAACCAAAGTAAAATCTTTAATAATATGATTAAAGATGGAATTGATCCAATTTTTGGGATTAGTGGTTTTAAAGGATTTGTTGGAATTGATAAAAATAAAAACCCAAATGATATTTTTACAACTTTAAACAATGCTGATACATATAAACAAAAAATTATTGATACAGAAACACCAGGTATTATAAAATCAGGTGAAGGAACAGACCCTTCAAGTTACCAATTCTTAGATACAAATAAAAGATACGGGTCAGTTGTCTTAGTATTACCAATTTATGCTGTTGATTTAATGAAAAATATGAATATTAATTATAAAAATGATAATAAAAACAATAAAGAATTATCATTAACTTGATACGGATCAGGAGGAACACCAACTGATTTAGATCAAGCTTGATTAGCACAACAAGGTGGTATTAGGCGTTCATTATCATGATTATATAATGAAAAATGTTATTTAGGAACATACAATGAAAATGGTGAAGCTCTTTATAATGAAGATGGAACACCAGTTGACATTACAAAAAATATTAAAGGTCAAATCCTAAAATGAATTGAATATACTTTTGCACAACAACAAAATTTACAAACAGCAGCAAAGACAAGATTATATTCCTTAGCCTTTGCCAATAATCCAGAAAATGTTTATTCACAAACTTTATATGATACAATCGGATCATATATTATTAAAGAAGATTAA
- the sufC gene encoding Fe-S cluster assembly ATPase SufC has translation MKKIEIKDLFVSADNDIILNGLNLTVNVNEIHALMGPNGNGKSTLLSTIMGHPSYTVETGDILIDGESILNKTVDERSKMGIFFAMQSPVEISGVLNLDFLKAIINAHRDSQIKLPELYQDINRNIKNLKIDDSMIRRYLNTGFSGGEKKKNEILQLNLLSPSLALIDEIDSGLDVDALNVVSTELNKMRNKYFAAIIVSHYDRFFNLVQPTHAHVIVKGKIVKSGDYNLVKKINEEGYEWLLQELNLTVENKQRGVKPLAGIGCAAQKGK, from the coding sequence GTGAAAAAAATTGAAATCAAAGATTTATTTGTTTCTGCTGATAATGATATTATTTTAAATGGTTTAAATTTAACTGTTAATGTTAATGAAATTCATGCTTTAATGGGACCTAATGGAAATGGAAAATCAACTTTATTATCAACAATTATGGGACATCCTAGTTATACTGTTGAAACTGGGGATATTTTAATTGATGGAGAAAGTATTTTAAACAAAACGGTTGATGAACGAAGTAAAATGGGAATATTTTTTGCAATGCAATCACCAGTTGAAATTTCTGGAGTTTTAAATTTAGATTTTTTAAAAGCAATTATTAATGCTCATCGTGATTCACAAATTAAATTACCAGAATTATACCAAGATATTAACCGTAATATTAAAAATTTAAAAATTGATGATAGTATGATTCGTCGTTATTTAAATACTGGTTTTTCAGGGGGAGAAAAGAAAAAAAATGAGATTTTACAGTTAAATTTATTAAGTCCGTCTTTAGCTTTAATTGATGAAATTGATTCAGGTTTAGATGTTGATGCTTTAAATGTTGTTAGTACTGAGTTAAATAAAATGCGAAATAAGTATTTTGCTGCAATTATTGTGTCCCATTATGATCGCTTTTTTAATTTAGTGCAACCAACGCATGCTCATGTTATTGTTAAAGGTAAAATTGTTAAAAGTGGAGATTATAATTTAGTTAAAAAAATTAACGAAGAGGGATACGAATGATTATTACAAGAATTAAATTTAACAGTAGAAAATAAACAAAGGGGTGTTAAACCTTTAGCGGGAATTGGGTGTGCTGCTCAAAAAGGTAAGTAA